From the Pseudomonas monsensis genome, the window CTCGGCCAGCGCCAGTGCGACTTTGCGGTTGATCGATGCTTTGCGCAGGCTGCCGACGACTACAGCGACGTTGTAGACATTGCTCATGGAAGACTCTCGACTGTCCGTGGGAAGAGCCTGTAGTTATAGATGATTCGATGACAGTTTCACCAGCGCGCAAGGGAAATTCCTCCGCACTGATTATTTTTTTCCTGTAGGAAAACTTACAGGGCTTGATGAAGGTCTACCAAGCCGCAAATCAAGCGTTTTATCTCCAGAGGTTCTAAGCAGATGGCAGCAGTACTCGTCGGTCAGTTCCATGCAAGAGATGCGGAAGGCCGCGTTTATTCCGTGCATGAGTTCCAGGAATCCACCCCGTCGGCAGACGGTCTCACCGGCATGGAGCCTGTCACCACCTACAAACTGGCGATTGGCGATCGCGTCAAAAAGCTCAGTGACAATGAGTTTTTGCTGGTTCAGTCGGACATCACCCTGATCCGCGAACCCGAGCCAACCGTCGCTCAATAACACCTCGTTATGAGCAGAAGTCATATGCGCAGAGTTGGGGTAGGATTCAGCCTCTGACCCCACCTGCTGAACATGGACTTCACGCATGCGTTTACGTCATATCGAAGTGATTCGGGCGCTCTTGCAGACCGGTCACCTGGGCACGGCCGCCGAATGGCTGCAATTGCCGCTGACCGACGTTGAAGCGCGCTTGCGTGAAGCCGAGAGTGAGTTGGGGTTCATGCTGTTCGCCAGCGTGCGCGGACGCTTGCAGGCAACGCCCGAAGCCCGGGCATTGCAGGTGGAAATCGCCCATGTCTATGAAGCGCTGGAGCCAGTGCAGCGTCTGGCCAGCAGCCTCAAGCAATACCTCGCCCCGCCCCTGCGCATCATCGGCACTCCGCCGCTGGCGCAACAATTACTGCCACAAAGCCTTGCCGCCCTGCGCCGGCGCCTGCCTGACGCACCGTGCACCTTGCTTGGCGCATCAACCCGCGACATCGTCCGCAGCCTGTTGCTGCGCGAAAGCGATCTGGGCCTGAGCCTGCACGACCCCGAACACCCCGACATCCACGCCCGGCCACTGGCCCAAGGCAAGTTGCAGTTGCTCGCTCCCCACGGCTGGCTGCAACCGAAGCAAAAGTACATTTCCCTGCAGGACCTCGCCGGTCAGGCGATGATCGGCCTCGAAGGCCACGACCCGCTGAGCCCGGCACTGGAAAACAAGCTCCAGGCCCTGCGGCCTGTGCCGAGCATCCAGACCCGGGTGCAAACCCACCAGATGATGCGCAGCATGGTCGAGGCCGGCGAAGGGCTGGCCATCGTCGACCCGTTCACCGCCCTTGGCGCAAGGGCCGGCGGGCTGGACGTGTGCCCGTTGTCACCGGCAGTGCCGATCAGCCTGTACGCGCTGACCTGCAAACACGCGGCCACGCCTTCTGCGATTCAGACCCTGCTGGCAATCGTCACGGAACAAGCCGAGGCGATGCTGTCGAGCTGAGCGGGCGCTCCAGCGGATTATCGAACAATCGATACCAGAACAGCGCCACTTCGGCGGTGTTCGGATCGATGCCGCGATAACGCAAATGGTCGATACCGCCAATCACATAACCGCAACGCTCATACAGCCGACAGGCGCCGAGGTTGTTGTTCTGGGTTTCCAGCATGATCCCCGGCAGCTTCTTTTTGCGGCTCCAGAACTGCGCGACATCCAGCAACGCCTTGGCCACACCGTGCCGACGGGCCGGGGCATGCACCGCCAGTTCGTCGATATGGGCGAAGCCGTTCCAGTTGGTACTGATCACCAGATGACCGACCGGCTCGTCATCCAGATACGCCATGAAGATCGCGCTGTCGGGCGCATTGTGAAAGGCGCTGAACTCCTCCGGATCGATGCCGTAGCACTTGCGGTACGGCACGATCGGCGTCACCTGCCACTGCTCGACCGGTGCGCCGACCACCGCGGCCCCATACGCAACCACTTCAAAACTGAAGTCGCTGCCCCAGATATAAGGCGCAAAGCCCTCATCGGCGACCCGCACCGACAGCCCTGGGTATTTCGGATTCATGACCGGTTGCATACTCGGGAAAGTCCTCATTCCTTGACGCAATCGACGGTGTAGAACCGCCCATTGCCTTCATCTTCATGTTGCAGTCCATGCACATCAGCGACAAAACCGGGAAAGCTGCTATCGAACGTGCGGGCAAACTTCAGGTAGTCGATGATCGAGCGGGTGGCTTCGGTGAAGCGCTCGCCGGGCATGATCAACGGAATACCCGGCGGATACGGCACCAGCATCACCGCCGCGATCCGCCCCTCCAGCTCATCTATCGGCACCGCTTCGACTTCGCCACGCACCAGATGATCATAGGCGTGGGCCGGTTTCATGGCGATTTCCGGCAGTACCGTGTA encodes:
- a CDS encoding GNAT family N-acetyltransferase, producing MQPVMNPKYPGLSVRVADEGFAPYIWGSDFSFEVVAYGAAVVGAPVEQWQVTPIVPYRKCYGIDPEEFSAFHNAPDSAIFMAYLDDEPVGHLVISTNWNGFAHIDELAVHAPARRHGVAKALLDVAQFWSRKKKLPGIMLETQNNNLGACRLYERCGYVIGGIDHLRYRGIDPNTAEVALFWYRLFDNPLERPLSSTASPRLVP
- a CDS encoding LysR family transcriptional regulator yields the protein MRLRHIEVIRALLQTGHLGTAAEWLQLPLTDVEARLREAESELGFMLFASVRGRLQATPEARALQVEIAHVYEALEPVQRLASSLKQYLAPPLRIIGTPPLAQQLLPQSLAALRRRLPDAPCTLLGASTRDIVRSLLLRESDLGLSLHDPEHPDIHARPLAQGKLQLLAPHGWLQPKQKYISLQDLAGQAMIGLEGHDPLSPALENKLQALRPVPSIQTRVQTHQMMRSMVEAGEGLAIVDPFTALGARAGGLDVCPLSPAVPISLYALTCKHAATPSAIQTLLAIVTEQAEAMLSS